One window of the Suricata suricatta isolate VVHF042 chromosome 7, meerkat_22Aug2017_6uvM2_HiC, whole genome shotgun sequence genome contains the following:
- the DSP gene encoding desmoplakin: MSCNGGSHPRINTLGRMTRAESGPDLRYEVTCGGGGGGGGGGGTSRMYYSRRCAVTDQNSDGYWWEPGVLPPCTPRTPGWGVCASGERSCSFPANGFSVPPFSLPASRGWRPADAGCGRRPQAGGAAGSLPPGLPPAPPGRAGFRFVPAGSRVWAQGRLLERASRSGDMWRGGRRFSPARARDAGGLPWTGGSVGAHRDVGRVFSETSRKLITGVVWEGGGRSRGCTGSVPRAGLGMPTGAELKYGDGIQLARSRELDECFAQANDQMEITDSLIREMRQMGQPCDAYQKRLLQLQEQMRALYKAISVPRVRRASSKGGGGYTCQSGSGWDEFTKRLTSECLGWMRQQRAEMDMVAWGVDLASVEQHINSHRSIHNAIGDYRWQLDKIKADLREKSAIYQLEEEYENLLKASFERMDHLRQLQNIIQATSREIMWINDCEEEELLYDWSDRNTNIAQKQEAFSIRMSQLEVKEKELNKLKQESDQLVLNQHPASDKIEAYMDTLQTQWSWILQITKCIDVHLKENAAYFQFFEEAHSTEAYLKGLQDSIRKKYPCDKNMPLQRLLEQIKELEKEREKILEYKRQVQNLVNKSKKIVQLKPRNPDYRSNKPIILRALCDYKQDQKIVHKGDECILKDNNERSKWYVTGPGGVDMLVPSVGLIIPPPNPLAVDLSCKIEQYYEAILALWNQLYINMKSLVSWHYCMIDIEKIRAMTIAKLKTMRQEDYMKTISDLELHYQEFIRNSQGSEMFGDDDKRKMQSQFTDAQKHYQTLVIQLPGHPQHQTVTTTEITHVGTCQDVNHNKVIETNREHDKQETWMLLELQKIRRQMEHCEGRMALKNILLADQGSTHHITVKINELKSVQNDSQAIAEILNQLKDMLANFRGSEKYCYLQNEVFGLFQKLENINGVTDGYLNSLCTVRALLQAILQTEDMLKVYEARLTEEETVCLDLDKVEAYRCGLKKIKNDLNLKKSLLATMKTELQKAQQIHSQTSQQYPLYDLDLGKFSDKVTQLTDRWQKIDKQIDYRLWDLEKQIKQLRNYRDNYQAFCKWLYDAKRRQDSLESMKFGDSNTVMRFLNEQKNLHNEICGKRDKSEEVQKIAELCANSIKDYELQLASYTSGLETLLNIPIKRTMVQSPSGVILQEAADMHARYIELLTRSGDYYRFLSEMLKSLEDLKLKSTKIEVLEEELRLARDANSENCNKNKFLDQNLQKYQAECSQFKAKLVSLEELKRQAELDGKSAKQNLDKCYCQIKELNEKITRLTYEIEDEKRRRKAVEDRFDQQKSDYDQLQKARQCEKESLGWQKMESEKAIKEKEYEIERLRVLLQEEGARKREYENELAKVRNHYNEEMSNLRNKYETEINITKTTIKEISMQKEDDSKNLRNQLDRLSRENRDLKDEIVRLNDSILQTTEQRRRAEEDALQQKACGSEMMQKKQHLEIELKQVIQQRSEDNARHKQSLEEAAKTIQDKNKEIERLKAEFQEEAKRRWEYENELAKVRNNYDEEIISLKNQFETEINITKTTIHQLTMQKEEDTSGYRAQIDTLTRENRSLSEEVKRLKNTLAQTTENLRRVEENVQQQKATGSEVSQRKQQLEIELRQVTQMRTEESLRYKQSLDDAAKTIQDKNKEIERLKQLIETETSERKRLEEENAKLQRTQYDLQKANNSATETISKLKVQEQELTRLRIDYERVSQERAVKDQDITRFQSSLKDLQLQKQKVEEELNRLRRTASEDSSKRKKLEEELEGMRRSLKEQAIKITSLTQQLEQASIVKKRSEDDLRQQRDVLDGHLREKQRTQEELRRLSVEIEALRRQLLQEQENVKQAHLRNEHFQKAIEDKSRSLNESKIEIERLQSLTENLTKEHLMLEEELRNLRLEYDDLRRSRSEADSDRNATISELRSQLQISNNRTLELQGLINDLQRERENLRQEIEKFQKQALEASNRIQESKNQCTQVVQERESLLVKIKVLEQDKSRLQRLEDELTRAKATLEAESRVKQRLECEKQQIQNDLNQWKTQYSRKEEMIRKIESEREKSEREKNSLRSEIERLQAEIKRIEERYRRKLEDSSRETQSQLETERSRLQREIDKLKQRPYGSHRETQTEYEWTVDSSKLVFDGLRKKVTAMQLYECQLIDKTTLDKLLKGKKSVEEVASEIQPFLRGAGAIAGASASPKEKYSLVEAKRKKLITPESTVMLLEAQAATGGIIDPHRNEKLTVDNAIARDLIDFDDRQQIYTAEKAITGFDDPFSGKTVSVSEAIKKNLIDRETGMRLLEAQIASGGVVDPVNSVFLPKDVALARGLIDRDLYRSLNDPRDSQKNFVDPVTKKKVSYMQLKERCRIEPHTGLLLLSVQKRSMSFQGIRQQVTVSELVDSGILRPSTVNELESGQISYDEVGERIKDFLQGSSCIAGIYNETTKQKLGIYEAMKIGLVRPGTALELLEAQAATGFIVDPVSNLRLPVEEAYKRGLVGIEFKEKLLSAERAVTGYNDPETGNIISLFQAMNKELIEKGHGIRLLEAQIATGGIIDPKESHRLPVDMAYKRGYFNEELSEILSDPSDDTKGFFDPNTEENLTYLQLKERCIKDEETGLCLLPLKEKKKEVQTSQKNTLRKRRVVIVDPETNKEMSVQEAYKKGLIDYETFRELCEQECEWEEITITGSDGSTRVVLVDRKTGSQYDIQEAIDKGLIDRKFFDQYRSGSLSLTQFADMISLKNGVSSSSGIGGSISDEVFSNSRHESVSKISTISSVRNITIRSSSLSDPLEESSPIAAIFDTENLEKISITEGIERGIVDSITGQRLLEAQACTGGIIHPTSGQKLSLQDAVSQGLIDQDMATRLKPAQKAFIGFEGVKGKKKMSAAEAVKEKWLPYEAGQRFLEFQYLTGGLVDPEVHGRISTEEAIRKGFIDGRAAQRLQDTSSYAKILTCPKTKLKISYKDAMNRSMVEDITGLRLLEAASVSSKGLPSPYNMSSAPGSRSGSRSGSRSGSRSGSRSGSRSGSRRGSFDATGNSSYSYSYSFSSSSIGH; encoded by the exons gaACTGAAATACGGAGATGGAATCCAGCTGGCTCGGAGCAGAGAACTGGATGAATGTTTTGCCCAGGCCAATGATCAGATGGAAATTACCGATAGCTTGATCAGAGAGATGCGACAGATGGGCCAGCCCTGTGATGCCTATCAGAAAAG acTGCTTCAGCTCCAGGAGCAAATGCGAGCCCTTTATAAAGCCATCAGTGTCCCTCGGGTCCGAAGGGCCAGCTCCAAAGGTGGTGGCGGgtacacctgtcagagtggctccGGGTGGGATGAATTCACCAAGCGCCTCACCAGCGAATGTCTGGGGTGGATGAGGCAGCAGAGG GCGGAGATGGACATGGTGGCCTGGGGCGTGGACCTGGCCTCCGTGGAGCAGCACATCAACAGCCACCGGAGCATCCACAACGCCATTGGGGACTATCGCTGGCAGCTGGACAAAATTAAGGCTGACCTG CGGGAGAAATCTGCCATCTACCAGTTGGAGGAGGAGTATGAGAACCTGCTG AAAGCGTCCTTTGAGAGGATGGATCACCTGCGACAGCTTCAGAACATCATCCAGGCCACGTCCCGGGAGATCATGTGGATCAATGACTGCGAGGAGGAGGAGCTGCTCTATGACTGGAGCGACCGGAACACCAACATCGCACAGAAGCAGGAGGCCTTCTCT atACGCATGAGCCAACTGGAAGTTAAGGAAAAAGAGCTCAATAAGCTTAAACAAGAAAGTGACCAACTTGTCCTCAACCAGCATCCAGCTTCAGACAAAATTGAG GCATATATGGATACTCTCCAGACCCAGTGGAGCTGGATTCTGCAGATCACCAAGTGCATTGATGTTCATCTTAAAGAAAATGCTGCCTACTTTCAG ttttttgaagaGGCCCACTCAACGGAAGCGTACCTGAAGGGCCTGCAGGACTCCATCAGGAAGAAGTACCCCTGTGACAAGAACATGCCGCTGCAGCGCCTGCTGGAGCAGATCAAggagctggag AAAGAACGCGAGAAAATCCTGGAGTACAAGCGTCAGGTCCAGAACTTGGTAAACAAGTCCAAGAAGATTGTGCAGCTGAAACCACGCAACCCCGACTACAGAAGCAACAAGCCCATCATTCTCCGTGCGCTCTGTGACTACAAGCAAGACCAG AAAATCGTGCACAAAGGGGACGAGTGTATCCTGAAGGACAATAATGAGCGCAGCAAGTGGTATGTGACGGGCCCAGGAGGCGTGGACATGCTCGTCCCTTCTGTCGGTCTGATTATCCCCCCTCCGAACCCTCTGGCCGTGGACCTCTCTTGCAA GATCGAGCAATACTACGAAGCCATCTTGGCTCTGTGGAACCAGCTGTACATCAACATGAAGAGCCTGGTGTCCTGGCACTACTGCATGATTGACATCGAGAAAATCAGGGCCATGACTATTGCCAAG CTGAAAACCATGCGGCAGGAAGATTACATGAAGACAATATCTGACCTTGAGCTGCATTACCAAGAGTTCATCAGGAACAGCCAGGGCTCGGAGATGTTTGGAGATGATGACAAACGGAAAATGCAGTCCCAGTTCACAGATGCCCAGAAGCACTACCAGACCCTGGTCATACAGCTCCCTGGCCACCCCCAGCACCAGACAG TCACCACAACTGAAATCACTCACGTTGGTACCTGCCAGGATGTCAACCATAATAAAGTGATTGAAACCAACAGAGAACATGACAAGCAGGAAACGTGGATGCTGCTGGAGCTCCAGAAGATTCGCAGGCAGATGGAGCACTGCGAGGGCAGGATGGCCCTTAAGAACATCCTGCTAGCAGACCAAGGCTCCACCCACCACAtcacagtgaaaataaatgagctaaaG AGTGTGCAGAATGATTCCCAAGCAATCGCTGAAATTCTCAACCAGCTTAAAGATATGCTCGCAAACTTCAGAGGTTCGGAAAAATACTGCTATTTACAGAACGAGGTATTTGGACTGTTTCAGAAACTGGAAAATATCAATGGCGTCACAGATGGCTACTTAAATAG CTTATGCACAGTAAGAGCTCTACTCCAAGCTATCCTGCAGACAGAAGACATGTTAAAGGTTTACGAAGCCAGACTCACTGAAGAGGAAACCGTGTGCCTGGATCTGGATAAAGTGGAAGCTTACCGCTGCGGACTGAAG aaaataaaaaacgaCTTGAACTTGAAGAAGTCATTGTTGGCCACCATGAAGACAGAGCTGCAGAAAGCCCAGCAGATCCACTCCCAGACTTCACAGCAGTATCCACTTTATGACCTGGATCTGGGCAAGTTCAGtgacaaagtcacacagctgacaGACCGCTggcaaaaaatagacaaacagataGACTACAG ATTATGGGACCTGGAGAAACAAATCAAGCAACTGAGGAACTACCGTGATAACTATCAGGCTTTCTGCAAGTGGCTCTATGATGCCAAACGTCGTCAGGATTCCTTAGAATCCATGAAGTTTGGGGATTCTAACACAGTCATGAGATTTTTGAATGAGCAGAAG aaCTTGCACAATGAAATCTGTGGCAAACGAGACAAGTCAGAGGAAGTACAGAAAATTGCCGAACTTTGTGCAAATTCAATTAAG GATTACGAACTCCAGCTGGCATCATACACCTCAGGATTGGAAACCCTACTGAACATACCTATCAAAAGGACCATGGTTCAGTCTCCCTCCGGAGTGATTCTGCAAGAG GCCGCAGATATGCATGCTCGATACATAGAACTACTTACAAGGTCTGGAGACTACTATAGGTTCTTAAGTGAGATGCTGAAGAGTTTGGAAGATCTGAAG CTGAAAAGCACCAAGATTGAAGTTTTGGAAGAGGAGCTCAGACTGGCCCGAGATGCCAACTCTGAAAACTGCAATAAGAACAAATTCCTGGACCAGAACCTGCAGAAGTACCAGGCGGAATGTTCCCAGTTCAAAGCCAAGCTTGTGAGCCTGGAGGAGCTGAAGAGGCAGGCGGAGCTGGATGGCAAGTCAGCCAAGCAAAACCTGGACAAGTGCTACTGCCAAATAAAAGAACTCAACGAGAAGATAACCAGGCTGACTTACGAGATCGAGGACGAGAAGCGGAGACGGAAGGCCGTGGAAGACAGGTTTGACCAACAGAAGAGTGACTATGACCAGCTGCAGAAGGCAAGGCAGTGTGAAAAGGAGAGCCTTGGCTGGCAGAAAATGGAGTCCGAGAAAGCCATCAAAGAGAAGGAGTACGAGATAGAAAGGTTGAGGGTTCTGCTGCAGGAGGAGGGCGCCCGGAAGAGAGAATATGAAAATGAGCTGGCAAAGGTAAGAAACCACTATAATGAGGAGATGAGTAATTTAAGGAACAAGTATGAAACAGAGATTAACATTACGAAGACCACCATCAAGGAGATATCCATGCAAAAAGAGGATGATTCCAAAAATCTCCGAAACCAGCTTGATAGGCTCTCCAGGGAAAATCGAGATCTGAAGGATGAGATCGTCAGGCTCAATGACAGCATACTGCAGACTACGGAGCAGCGACGGCGGGCCGAGGAAGATGCCTTGCAGCAAAAAGCCTGTGGCTCCGAGATGATGCAAAAGAAGCAGCATCTGGAGATAGAGCTTAAGCAGGTCATCCAGCAGCGCTCGGAGGACAATGCTCGGCACAAGCAGTCCCTGGAGGAGGCTGCAAAGACCATTCAGGACAAAAACAAGGAGATTGAGAGACTCAAAGCTGAGTTTCAGGAGGAGGCCAAGCGCCGCTGGGAATATGAAAATGAACTGGCTAAGGTAAGGAACAATTACGACGAGGAAATCATTAGCTTGAAAAACCAGTTTGAGACCGAGATCAACATCACCAAGACCACCATCCACCAGCTCACCATGCAGAAGGAGGAGGACACCAGTGGCTACCGAGCCCAGATCGACACCCTCACCAGAGAAAACCGCAGCCTATCCGAGGAAGTAAAGCGGCTGAAGAACACGTTAGCCCAGACCACCGAGAACCTCAGGCGGGTCGAAGAAAACGTCCAACAGCAAAAGGCCACGGGCTCGGAGGTGTCACAGAGGAAACAGCAGCTAGAGATCGAGCTGAGACAGGTCACGCAGATGCGGACTGAGGAGAGCCTGAGGTACAAGCAGTCGCTCGATGACGCCGCCAAGACCATCCAGGACAAAAACAAAGAGATCGAGAGATTAAAACAACTGATAGAAACAGAAACCAGTGAACGGAAACGCCTGGAAGAGGAGAATGCTAAATTACAACGGACCCAGTATGATCTGCAGAAAGCCAATAACAGCGCGACAGAGACGATAAGCAAGCTGAAGGTTCAGGAGCAAGAGCTCACGCGCCTGAGGATCGACTATGAGCGCGTGTCCCAGGAGAGGGCTGTGAAGGACCAGGACATCACGAGATTCCAGAGTTCTCTGAAGGACCTGCAGCTGCAGAAgcagaaggtggaggaggagctgAATCGGCTGAGGAGGACCGCCTCGGAAGACTCCTCAAAAAGGaagaagctggaggaggagctggaagGCATGAGGAGGTCTCTGAAGGAGCAGGCGATAAAAATCACCAGCCTGACCCAGCAGCTGGAGCAGGCGTCCATCGTCAAGAAGCGGAGCGAGGACGACCTCCGGCAGCAAAGGGACGTGTTGGATGGTCacctgagggagaagcagaggaccCAGGAAGAGCTGAGAAGGCTCTCCGTGGAGATCGAGGCCCTCAGACGCCAGTTGCTCCAGGAACAAGAGAACGTCAAACAGGCTCACCTGAGGAACGAGCATTTCCAGAAGGCCATAGAGGATAAAAGCAGAAgcttaaatgaaagcaaaatagaaatcGAGAGGCTGCAGTCTCTCACAGAGAACCTGACGAAGGAGCACTTGATGTTGGAGGAGGAGCTTCGGAACCTGAGGCTGGAATATGACGACCTCAGGAGGAGCCGGAGCGAGGCGGATAGTGATAGAAACGCAACCATCTCTGAACTCAGGAGCCAGCTGCAGATCAGCAACAACCGAACCCTGGAACTGCAGGGGCTGATTAAtgatttacagagagagagggaaaatttGAGACAGGAAATTGAGAAATTCCAAAAGCAGGCTTTAGAG gcATCTAATCGGATTCAGGAATCAAAGAACCAGTGCACGCAGGTGGTGCAGGAAAGAGAGAGCCTTCTGGTGAAAATCAAAGTTCTGGAGCAAGACAAGAGCAGGCTGCAGAGGCTGGAGGACGAGCTGACTCGTGCAAAAGCAACACTGGAGGCAGAAAGCAGGGTGAAGCAACGCCTCGAGTGTGAGAAACAGCAAATCCAGAATGACCTCAATCAGTGGAAAACCCAGTACTCCCGCAAGGAAGAGATGATTAGGAAGATTGAGTcggaaagagaaaagagtgagCGAGAGAAGAATAGCCTTAGGAGTGAGATCGAAAGGCTCCAGGCAGAGATCAAGAGGATTGAGGAGCGGTACAGGCGCAAGTTGGAGGACTCGAGCAGGGAGACACAGTCACAGCTGGAAACCGAGCGTTCCCGACTTCAGAGGGAAATTGACAAACTCAAGCAGCGCCCCTATGGGTCCCATCGGGAGACtcagacagagtacgagtggacGGTTGACTCCTCAAAGCTGGTGTTCGATGGACTGAGGAAGAAGGTAACGGCCATGCAGCTCTATGAGTGCCAGCTAATTGACAAAACAACCTTGGACAAACTGCTGAAGGGGAAAAAGTCCGTGGAAGAAGTTGCTTCTGAAATCCAGCCTTTCCTTCGGGGTGCAGGAGCTATCGCTGGAGCATCCGCTTCCCCTAAGGAAAAGTACTCTCTGGTAGAGgccaagagaaagaaattaatcaCCCCAGAATCCACAGTCATGCTCCTGGAAGCCCAGGCAGCTACAGGCGGTATAATCGATCCCCATAGAAATGAGAAGCTGACCGTTGACAACGCAATCGCTCGGGACCTCATCGACTTTGATGACCGCCAACAGATATACACAGCAGAGAAAGCTATCACTGGTTTCGACGATCCGTTTTCAGGCAAGACCGTATCTGTGTCAGAAGCCATCAAGAAAAATCTGATTGATAGAGAAACTGGAATGCGCCTGCTGGAAGCCCAGATTGCTTCAGGGGGTGTGGTGGACCCCGTGAATAGTGTCTTTTTGCCGAAAGATGTAGCCTTGGCCCGTGGGCTGATTGACAGGGATTTGTATCGCTCCCTGAATGATCCCCGAGATAGTCAGAAAAACTTTGTGGATCCGGTCACCAAAAAGAAGGTCAGTTACATGCAGCTGAAGGAGCGGTGCAGAATTGAACCACACACTGGTCTGCTCCTGCTGTCGGTGCAGAAGAGAAGTATGTCCTTCCAAGGAATCAGACAACAGGTGACAGTCTCTGAGCTGGTGGATTCTGGTATATTGAGACCATCCACTGTAAATGAACTGGAATCAGGTCAGATTTCTTATGACGAGGTTGGTGAGAGAATTAAAGACTTCCTTCAGGGTTCAAGTTGCATAGCAGGCATATACAATGAGACCACAAAACAGAAGCTTGGCATTTATGAGGCCATGAAAATTGGCTTGGTCCGACCTGGTACTGCCCTGGAGTTGCTGGAAGCCCAAGCAGCCACTGGCTTTATAGTGGATCCTGTTAGCAACTTGAGGTTACCAGTGGAAGAAGCCTACAAAAGAGGCTTGGTGGGTATTGAGTTCAAAGAGAAGCTCCTGTCTGCAGAACGAGCTGTCACCGGGTATAATGATCCTGAAACAGGAAACATCATCTCTTTGTTCCAAGCCATGAACAAGGAACTCATTGAAAAGGGCCATGGTATTCGTTTATTGGAAGCACAGATTGCAACCGGGGGAATCATCGACCCAAAGGAGAGCCATCGCCTGCCAGTTGACATGGCGTACAAGAGGGGCTACTTTAATGAAGAGCTCAGTGAGATTCTCTCTGACCCAAGTGACGATACAAAAGGATTCTTTGACCccaacacagaagaaaatcttACTTATCTGCAGCTAAAAGAAAGATGCATCAAGGATGAGGAAACAGGGCTTTGTCTTCTGCccctgaaagaaaagaagaaagaggtccAGACGTCACAAAAGAATACCCTCAGGAAGCGTAGAGTGGTCATTGTTGACCCAGAGACCAACAAGGAGATGTCTGTTCAGGAGGCCTACAAGAAGGGCCTTATAGATTATGAAACCTTCAGAGAACTGTGTGAGCAGGAGTGCGAATGGGAAGAAATAACCATCACTGGATCTGATGGCTCCACCAGGGTGGTCCTGGTAGACAGGAAGACAGGCAGTCAGTATGATATTCAAGAGGCTATTGACAAGGGCCTCATTGACAGGAAGTTCTTTGATCAGTACCGATCTGGCAGCCTCAGCCTCACTCAGTTTGCTGATATGATCTCCTTGAAAAATGGcgtcagcagcagcagcggcataGGTGGTAGCATCAGTGATGAGGTTTTTAGCAACAGCCGACATGAGTCAGTAAGTAAGATTTCTACCATATCCAGTGTCAGGAACATAACCATCAGGAGCAGCTCTCTGTCTGACCCCCTGGAAGAATCAAGCCCCATTGCTGCCATCTTTGACACAGAAAACCTAGAGAAGATCTCCATTACGGAGGGAATAGAGCGGGGCATTGTTGATAGCATCACTGGTCAGAGGCTTCTGGAAGCTCAGGCCTGCACAGGTGGCATCATCCACCCAACCAGCGGTCAGAAGCTGTCACTTCAGGACGCAGTCTCCCAGGGCCTGATTGACCAAGATATGGCCACCAGGCTGAAGCCTGCTCAGAAAGCCTTCATTGGCTTTGAAGGtgtgaagggaaagaagaagatgTCAGCAGCAGAGGCCGTAAAAGAAAAATGGCTCCCCTACGAGGCAGGTCAGCGCTTCCTGGAGTTCCAATACCTCACTGGAGGCCTTGTTGACCCGGAAGTACATGGGAGGATAAGCACCGAAGAAGCCATCAGGAAGGGGTTCATCGATGGCCGAGCTGCTCAGAGGCTGCAAGACACCAGCAGCTATGCCAAAATCCTGACCTGCcccaaaaccaaattaaaaatatcctaTAAGGATGCCATGAATCGCTCCATGGTGGAAGATATCACCGGCCTACGCCTTCTGGAGGCCGCCTCTGTTTCTTCCAAGGGTTTGCCTAGCCCTTACAACATGTCTTCTGCCCCAGGCTCCCGCTCGGGCTCCCGCTCAGGCTCCCGCTCTGGATCCCGCTCTGGCTCTCGCTCTGGTTCCCGAAGTGGGTCCCGGAGAGGAAGCTTTGATGCCACTGGGAATTCTTCCTACTCTTACTCCTATTCCTTTAGCAGTAGCTCCATTGGGCACTAG